A DNA window from Methylobacterium sp. NMS14P contains the following coding sequences:
- a CDS encoding Rha family transcriptional regulator, which yields MEAVSEAALNRTTSLALSPVVDVIDGAAMAETRDIAAFFNKNHKSVLVAVRTALARRPDLLGRKIVPMFDTVGIGNGATHEAMAYRLDRDAFSLIVMGFTGERAFQWKLDYIEAFNRMEATLRQPQAQPFDPNDPAALRTLLIGYSEQLLLARAETAEVKQELTVVQAVVEEQRPMVDAYLAFLDDDGLCNLRTAARAVDAPCMLFLRWMEERKYVIRENGGELQPAAAMRRDGYMKLRAKPDANGKLRNQAVVTRSGLVWRRHRWLAGPGKLLALQAAVAASQPGLPGI from the coding sequence ATGGAAGCCGTGTCCGAAGCTGCGCTGAACCGTACCACGTCCCTGGCCCTCAGTCCCGTCGTCGACGTCATCGACGGCGCCGCGATGGCCGAAACCCGCGATATCGCGGCCTTCTTCAACAAGAACCACAAGTCGGTCCTCGTCGCCGTGCGCACCGCGCTCGCGCGCCGCCCCGACCTGCTCGGGCGCAAAATTGTGCCGATGTTCGACACGGTCGGGATCGGCAACGGGGCCACCCACGAGGCCATGGCCTACCGCCTCGACCGCGACGCCTTCAGCCTCATCGTCATGGGCTTCACCGGCGAGCGGGCCTTCCAGTGGAAGCTCGACTACATCGAGGCCTTCAACCGCATGGAGGCGACGCTCCGCCAGCCCCAGGCGCAGCCCTTCGACCCGAACGACCCGGCCGCCCTCCGGACCCTGCTGATCGGCTACTCGGAGCAACTGCTGCTCGCCCGTGCCGAGACCGCCGAGGTCAAGCAGGAGCTCACCGTCGTCCAGGCCGTCGTCGAGGAGCAGCGCCCCATGGTGGACGCCTACCTCGCCTTCCTCGACGACGACGGCCTCTGCAACCTGCGCACCGCGGCCCGGGCGGTCGACGCGCCCTGCATGCTGTTCCTCAGGTGGATGGAGGAGCGGAAGTACGTCATCCGCGAGAACGGCGGCGAACTCCAGCCGGCGGCCGCCATGCGCCGGGACGGCTACATGAAGCTGCGGGCCAAGCCGGACGCCAACGGAAAGCTCCGGAACCAGGCGGTCGTCACCCGCTCGGGCTTGGTCTGGCGGCGGCACCGGTGGCTCGCCGGCCCCGGCAAGCTGCTCGCCCTCCAGGCCGCCGTCGCCGCTTCCCAGCCCGGGCTCCCTGGTATCTGA